From Psychroflexus torquis ATCC 700755, the proteins below share one genomic window:
- the murI gene encoding glutamate racemase has translation MSKHPVVLFDSGVGGTSLLKEIIHLLPHENIVYLADSKNAPYGLRTSQDIIALSIKNTELAIQLKAKMIVVACNTATTNAISFLRSNYSLPFIGIEPAIKPAALNSKAKRIGVLATKGTLSSELFKQTSESFTEGVNVIEVIGKGIVEAVEGGWTNDERFINNLNQQIQPFIKEDIDYLVLGCTHFPYIIPKLRELLPKHVTLIDSGRAVAKQTKAILREKHLKNTDDSFGDINIYTNTVNSSHLQELMKDYRNVSITHMDF, from the coding sequence ATGTCTAAACACCCTGTTGTATTATTTGATTCTGGTGTCGGTGGTACATCACTCCTTAAGGAAATTATCCACTTACTTCCTCACGAAAATATAGTTTATCTGGCTGATAGTAAAAATGCTCCATACGGACTTCGAACAAGCCAAGATATCATCGCCTTAAGTATTAAAAATACGGAGTTGGCTATTCAATTGAAGGCTAAGATGATCGTTGTAGCCTGTAATACAGCAACAACAAATGCTATTTCATTTTTAAGATCTAACTATTCTCTTCCTTTTATAGGGATAGAACCCGCCATAAAGCCAGCAGCTCTAAATTCAAAAGCAAAGCGCATAGGTGTTCTAGCGACTAAAGGCACTTTAAGCAGTGAGTTATTTAAGCAGACCTCAGAGAGTTTTACTGAAGGTGTTAACGTCATTGAAGTGATTGGAAAAGGAATAGTGGAGGCTGTTGAGGGTGGCTGGACCAATGATGAGAGGTTCATTAATAACCTGAATCAACAAATCCAACCTTTTATTAAAGAGGATATCGATTATTTGGTATTAGGGTGCACACACTTCCCTTACATCATTCCTAAGCTTAGAGAATTACTTCCAAAGCATGTCACTCTTATCGATTCTGGGAGGGCAGTCGCTAAGCAAACCAAGGCTATTTTGAGAGAAAAGCATTTAAAGAACACAGATGATAGTTTTGGGGATATAAACATTTATACCAACACCGTCAACTCTTCTCATCTTCAAGAATTAATGAAGGATTATAGAAATGTAAGTATTACCCATATGGACTTTTAA
- a CDS encoding PorP/SprF family type IX secretion system membrane protein gives MFNNPLFLIFSKSCNCLAILVFVIFSFTAFSQGSSLPIYSDYLTDNYYLVHPSMAGASNYNKVRLTARQQWLDVKDAPSLQTLSVNGRLNDKVGLGGIFYNDSNGRFSQQGVTATFAYHLMFSRSTADLHQLSFGLSATILQDRFDQAGLNTIVNPDPAIDGSQRSETLFNSDIGFSYFFLNFFAHVTFKNLLPQQRRVFSEIFETKNQRQYFTSVGYTITLPESRWLFEPSVFFQHREALNQSNIDFNVKAYYQLNIGQIWGGLSYRTALDGIDFAASGSFELESQKLQYVSPFFGFNYNRFMVAYTYSYQTNSNVISTGGFHQITLGYDFGEDRKRYKCNCPAVNY, from the coding sequence TTGTTTAATAATCCCCTTTTTTTAATTTTTTCTAAAAGTTGTAATTGCTTAGCAATACTAGTATTCGTTATTTTCTCTTTTACTGCTTTTTCTCAAGGGTCTAGTTTACCTATTTATTCAGATTATTTAACAGACAACTATTATTTGGTCCACCCTTCTATGGCTGGAGCCTCAAACTACAATAAAGTTAGGTTAACAGCTAGGCAACAGTGGTTAGATGTAAAGGACGCCCCGAGTTTACAAACGCTAAGTGTCAATGGGAGATTAAATGATAAAGTAGGACTCGGAGGGATTTTTTATAATGACTCCAATGGAAGATTTTCACAACAGGGTGTAACTGCCACCTTTGCTTACCATTTGATGTTTTCCAGATCTACAGCAGATCTCCACCAACTTTCTTTTGGACTTAGTGCCACTATTCTTCAGGATCGTTTTGACCAAGCAGGGCTAAACACTATAGTTAATCCAGACCCTGCCATAGATGGGTCTCAACGTTCCGAAACCTTATTTAATTCAGATATTGGATTTTCATATTTCTTTTTGAATTTTTTTGCTCATGTGACTTTTAAAAATCTACTCCCACAGCAGCGTAGAGTTTTTTCAGAAATTTTCGAAACTAAAAATCAAAGACAATACTTCACCTCTGTTGGTTATACCATTACTTTACCAGAATCACGTTGGTTATTTGAACCTTCAGTTTTTTTTCAGCATAGAGAAGCGCTTAATCAATCCAATATCGATTTCAATGTGAAGGCGTATTACCAACTTAACATTGGTCAAATTTGGGGTGGGCTATCTTACAGAACTGCTTTAGATGGGATAGATTTTGCAGCTTCTGGTTCTTTTGAACTAGAGTCTCAAAAGCTTCAGTATGTGTCACCTTTTTTTGGTTTTAATTATAATCGATTTATGGTAGCGTATACCTATTCTTATCAAACCAATTCGAATGTGATTTCTACTGGAGGTTTCCACCAGATTACCTTAGGATATGATTTTGGTGAAGATAGAAAGCGTTATAAGTGTAACTGCCCCGCTGTAAACTATTAA
- a CDS encoding NifU family protein: protein MQNYTVEIKPTNKPSILKFEFNEFLTKQKGYEYHNIEEAMKSPIASQLFYLPFVKTVYISQNFIAIEKFNIVEWADVQNEISEQLLKHMNDGGKIVDEKEENSVSKIPVTVYAESTPNPSVMKFVANKKLVLESAEFKSIDDAELSPLAQKLFHFPFVKEIFMDDNYISINKYDMAEWEEITNELRGFIKDYLEEGGKILESGKVQSKKTEAPSPEIDTSNLDDISKEIVQILEEYVKPAVASDGGNIMFKSYNAESKDVQVILQGACSGCPSSTITLKNGIESMLKEMLQGKVETVTAFNG, encoded by the coding sequence ATGCAGAATTACACGGTTGAAATTAAACCTACCAATAAACCCTCTATACTAAAATTTGAATTCAATGAATTTTTGACCAAACAAAAGGGCTATGAATATCATAATATCGAAGAAGCAATGAAGTCTCCAATTGCTTCTCAGTTATTCTACTTACCCTTTGTTAAAACAGTTTACATTTCTCAAAACTTTATTGCTATTGAGAAATTTAATATTGTAGAGTGGGCGGATGTACAAAACGAGATCTCAGAACAGCTTCTAAAACATATGAATGATGGCGGTAAAATTGTCGATGAGAAAGAAGAAAACTCTGTCAGCAAAATTCCTGTGACCGTCTATGCAGAAAGCACTCCTAACCCTTCAGTGATGAAATTTGTCGCTAATAAAAAACTGGTGTTGGAGTCTGCCGAATTTAAAAGCATCGATGATGCGGAACTCTCTCCTCTTGCTCAAAAATTATTTCACTTTCCTTTTGTCAAAGAAATATTTATGGATGATAACTATATCTCCATCAATAAATACGACATGGCAGAGTGGGAAGAAATTACCAACGAATTGAGAGGCTTTATAAAAGATTATCTCGAAGAGGGGGGAAAGATTTTAGAATCTGGAAAAGTCCAATCTAAAAAAACAGAGGCCCCTTCTCCAGAAATTGACACTAGCAATCTTGACGATATTTCTAAAGAGATTGTACAAATCCTAGAAGAATATGTGAAACCAGCTGTTGCCAGCGATGGAGGAAACATCATGTTTAAGTCTTATAACGCCGAGTCAAAAGATGTGCAAGTCATTTTACAAGGAGCTTGTAGTGGGTGTCCATCCTCTACCATCACCTTAAAAAATGGTATTGAATCCATGCTTAAAGAAATGCTACAGGGTAAAGTAGAGACCGTAACAGCCTTTAATGGTTAG
- the lpxB gene encoding lipid-A-disaccharide synthase — translation MKYYIIAGEASGDLHASNLMQALQEKDTSADFRFWGGDLMAEVGGTLVRHYRELAFMGFWEVITNLKTIFKNINFCKVDILGYQPDAIIFIDYPGFNMRIAQWAKELGFATHYYISPQIWAWKENRIKAIKRDIDHMYVILPFEKDFYENKHDFPVHFVGHPLLDQIEKRKDISFEAFKLKHKLEDKPIIALLPGSRKQEISKMLSVMLSVVEHYPSFQFVIAGAPSQDEEFYKSIVSNSEVKLIENDTYNLLSQAHAALVTSGTATLEAALFEVPEVVCYKANAVSYLIAKQIVNLRFISLVNLIMDREVVKELIQSDFNVKQLQQELDKVLDLKKREDIQKEYKELKTKLGGVGASRKTAELIVNSFN, via the coding sequence ATGAAATATTATATTATAGCAGGAGAAGCATCTGGAGATCTGCATGCTTCCAATTTAATGCAAGCCCTACAAGAAAAAGATACCTCCGCAGATTTTAGGTTTTGGGGAGGTGACCTTATGGCAGAAGTTGGTGGTACACTTGTTAGACACTATAGAGAACTCGCTTTTATGGGGTTTTGGGAGGTGATTACAAACCTTAAAACTATTTTTAAGAATATTAATTTTTGTAAAGTTGATATATTAGGATATCAACCTGACGCTATCATTTTTATAGATTATCCTGGATTCAATATGAGGATTGCTCAATGGGCAAAAGAATTAGGGTTTGCAACACATTATTATATTTCTCCGCAGATATGGGCGTGGAAAGAAAACCGAATTAAAGCGATAAAAAGAGATATAGATCATATGTATGTGATTTTGCCTTTTGAAAAAGACTTTTATGAGAATAAGCATGATTTTCCAGTTCATTTCGTAGGCCACCCTTTATTAGATCAAATTGAAAAACGAAAAGACATCAGCTTTGAAGCCTTTAAGCTAAAGCATAAATTGGAAGATAAACCTATCATTGCTTTGTTACCGGGAAGTAGAAAGCAAGAAATCTCTAAAATGCTGTCGGTTATGCTTTCAGTAGTAGAACATTATCCGTCTTTCCAATTTGTTATTGCGGGAGCACCAAGCCAAGATGAAGAGTTTTATAAGTCGATTGTATCCAATTCGGAAGTGAAATTGATAGAAAACGACACTTATAACTTATTGAGTCAAGCTCATGCAGCTTTGGTTACATCGGGCACTGCAACTTTAGAAGCCGCTTTGTTTGAAGTGCCGGAAGTGGTTTGTTATAAAGCAAATGCTGTGTCTTATTTAATAGCTAAACAAATTGTCAATTTGCGTTTTATCTCTTTGGTAAATTTAATAATGGATCGCGAAGTCGTTAAAGAACTCATCCAAAGTGATTTCAATGTCAAACAACTTCAACAAGAATTGGATAAAGTCTTAGATCTTAAGAAGCGGGAAGATATACAAAAGGAGTATAAAGAATTGAAAACAAAGCTCGGCGGAGTCGGAGCAAGTCGTAAAACCGCCGAATTGATTGTTAATTCCTTCAACTAA
- a CDS encoding YicC/YloC family endoribonuclease, which yields MIQSMTGYGKSKLEVAGKTFVAELKSLNSKHLDANVRLPSELRELELPLRNRLSKALGRGKVDLSLQVEKHEAESSAKINIKVVESYLSQLQQFPSSTNGDYNRLLQIAMSMPNALSSEKNELEKEDSEAVYKVLEMALEQINQFRSDEGEVLKKDFELRIDTLTELLLKVKDIDPERIANVKSRLRKGIEDLKQKVDENRFEQELIYYIEKYDITEEKTRLDNHLDYFNKALNSSDSNGRKLNFICQEIGREINTIGSKSNFAPMQKAVVQMKDELEKIKEQLLNVL from the coding sequence ATGATTCAATCGATGACCGGTTACGGTAAAAGCAAATTGGAAGTAGCTGGCAAAACTTTTGTAGCAGAACTCAAATCTCTCAATAGTAAGCATCTAGATGCTAACGTAAGACTACCTTCAGAACTTAGAGAGCTAGAACTTCCCCTTAGAAATAGATTATCAAAAGCACTAGGACGCGGTAAAGTAGACTTGTCCTTACAGGTAGAAAAGCATGAAGCAGAAAGCTCTGCAAAGATAAATATCAAAGTAGTTGAAAGTTATCTGAGTCAACTTCAGCAATTTCCATCTTCTACAAATGGAGACTACAACCGTTTGTTACAGATTGCAATGTCAATGCCAAACGCTTTGAGTTCAGAAAAAAATGAGCTAGAAAAAGAGGATTCTGAAGCAGTTTATAAAGTTTTGGAAATGGCTTTAGAACAGATTAATCAATTTAGATCCGATGAAGGAGAGGTCTTAAAAAAAGACTTTGAGCTTCGCATCGATACCCTCACCGAATTACTTTTAAAAGTAAAAGACATCGATCCAGAACGCATCGCCAACGTGAAGTCTAGATTGCGAAAAGGCATTGAAGATCTAAAACAGAAGGTGGATGAAAACCGTTTCGAACAAGAATTGATTTATTACATAGAAAAATACGATATCACCGAAGAGAAAACAAGGCTAGACAACCATCTAGATTATTTCAATAAAGCGTTAAACTCTTCAGATTCTAACGGAAGAAAATTAAATTTTATTTGCCAGGAAATAGGAAGAGAGATCAATACCATAGGCAGTAAATCTAACTTTGCTCCCATGCAAAAAGCCGTTGTACAAATGAAGGATGAGCTAGAAAAAATAAAGGAGCAACTCCTTAACGTATTATAG
- the gmk gene encoding guanylate kinase, with protein MGESKQGKLIVFSAPSGSGKTTIVRHLLSKEDLNLEFSISATSRSPREDEIDGKDYYFMDLKAFKSYIKNDDFLEWEEVYRDNFYGTLNSEIDRIWAMGKHVVFDIDVVGGLDIKRIYPTQTLAVFVEPPSIEELKIRLKKRKTESEDRIAMRVAKASIEMATAPQFDHIIVNEDLDKALDEAYHLVKDFIQ; from the coding sequence ATGGGCGAATCAAAACAGGGCAAACTCATTGTATTTTCTGCTCCATCTGGATCTGGCAAAACCACTATTGTAAGACATCTCTTAAGCAAAGAGGATCTAAATCTAGAGTTTTCGATTTCTGCAACCTCTAGATCACCAAGAGAAGACGAAATCGACGGAAAAGATTATTATTTTATGGATTTGAAGGCGTTCAAATCCTATATTAAAAACGATGACTTTTTGGAATGGGAAGAGGTGTACAGAGATAACTTTTACGGAACCTTAAATTCTGAGATAGATAGAATCTGGGCTATGGGAAAACATGTGGTTTTTGATATAGACGTTGTGGGGGGGTTGGATATTAAGCGTATTTATCCCACACAAACCTTAGCGGTATTCGTTGAGCCTCCAAGTATCGAAGAACTTAAAATCCGACTTAAAAAAAGGAAAACAGAGTCTGAAGATCGCATTGCCATGCGTGTTGCAAAAGCCTCTATTGAAATGGCCACCGCTCCACAGTTTGACCATATTATAGTCAATGAAGATTTGGATAAAGCTCTGGACGAAGCCTACCACTTAGTAAAAGATTTTATTCAGTAG
- the nadD gene encoding nicotinate (nicotinamide) nucleotide adenylyltransferase, which produces MKKVGLYFGTFNPFHIGHLIIANHLVEHTDMDEVWLVITPQSPFKKKKNLLKNHHRLELVYRGTEDYEKLKPCDVEFNLPQPSYTSKTLAELKDSHPDLDFSLIMGEDNLVNFHKWRNFQTILDNHEIYICPRHTKSEVPEQFLNHPKINITTTPQMEISSTLIREMIKSGKNTRPLLQHKVWEYMDEMNFYK; this is translated from the coding sequence ATGAAAAAAGTTGGTCTTTACTTTGGAACGTTCAATCCTTTTCACATCGGGCATTTGATTATTGCAAATCATTTGGTAGAACATACAGACATGGATGAGGTTTGGCTTGTTATTACTCCACAGAGCCCGTTTAAAAAGAAAAAAAATCTTTTAAAAAATCATCATAGATTAGAGTTGGTTTATCGAGGTACAGAGGATTATGAAAAATTAAAACCTTGCGATGTGGAATTTAACTTACCTCAACCAAGTTATACCTCCAAGACGCTAGCGGAACTCAAAGATTCACATCCAGACTTAGACTTTTCTTTGATTATGGGAGAGGATAATTTGGTAAATTTCCATAAATGGAGAAATTTCCAAACTATTTTGGACAACCATGAGATCTATATTTGTCCACGACACACTAAATCTGAAGTTCCTGAACAGTTCTTGAATCATCCAAAAATCAATATCACCACCACTCCTCAAATGGAAATCTCTTCAACGCTAATAAGGGAAATGATAAAATCTGGTAAAAATACACGCCCTCTTCTTCAGCACAAGGTCTGGGAATATATGGATGAGATGAATTTTTATAAATAA
- a CDS encoding NAD(P)H-dependent glycerol-3-phosphate dehydrogenase encodes MTNSNPNFGVIGGGSWATAIVKMLCENVSQVNWYMRNKEVITHIEKEHHNPNYLSAVEFDPKQINLSDDINKVIQESDFLIFVVPSAFLKKELDKVTVSLKDKIIFSAIKGIVPESQSLVGEHFHHEYDIPFDKIGVITGPCHAEEVALERLSYLTLACANDDHANTLATYLRSDYIKCNISEDIIGTEYAAVLKNIYAIAAGIAHGLGYGDNFQSVLMSNAIREMKRFIKKRYKLKRNINDSAYLGDLLVTGYSVFSRNRYFGNMIGKGYTVKSAQMEMSMIAEGYYATNSAYEISKSYGNKKPKTPIINSVYKVLYEGENPKEVFTKLADKLN; translated from the coding sequence ATGACTAATTCTAATCCGAATTTTGGCGTTATAGGTGGTGGAAGCTGGGCTACCGCAATAGTAAAAATGCTATGTGAAAATGTATCGCAAGTGAACTGGTATATGAGAAACAAAGAAGTCATAACCCACATTGAGAAAGAGCACCACAACCCAAATTACCTTAGCGCCGTAGAATTTGACCCAAAGCAAATCAACTTATCCGATGATATCAATAAGGTCATCCAGGAATCAGATTTTCTAATCTTCGTTGTGCCTTCAGCCTTTTTAAAAAAAGAACTTGATAAAGTAACGGTCAGTTTAAAAGACAAAATCATATTTAGTGCTATAAAAGGGATTGTTCCAGAATCTCAGAGTTTGGTTGGGGAACATTTTCATCATGAATATGACATCCCTTTCGACAAAATTGGGGTGATCACGGGACCCTGCCATGCGGAAGAAGTCGCTTTAGAACGCCTTTCTTATTTAACCTTGGCCTGTGCCAACGACGATCATGCCAATACCTTAGCAACGTACTTGAGAAGTGACTATATAAAATGCAATATTTCCGAAGACATTATCGGTACAGAGTATGCTGCTGTACTCAAAAATATTTATGCTATTGCTGCAGGAATTGCTCATGGCTTAGGCTATGGTGATAATTTCCAAAGTGTCTTGATGAGTAATGCAATACGGGAGATGAAACGCTTCATCAAAAAACGCTATAAATTGAAACGAAATATCAATGATTCTGCGTATTTAGGAGATTTGTTGGTCACAGGATATTCAGTCTTTAGCCGTAATCGCTATTTTGGAAATATGATAGGAAAAGGCTATACGGTAAAAAGTGCTCAAATGGAAATGAGCATGATCGCAGAAGGATATTATGCCACTAATTCGGCTTACGAAATCAGTAAATCTTACGGGAATAAAAAACCCAAAACTCCTATCATCAATTCCGTTTATAAAGTTTTATACGAAGGTGAAAATCCAAAAGAAGTCTTTACCAAACTAGCTGATAAGCTAAACTAA